The following proteins come from a genomic window of Gordonia westfalica:
- a CDS encoding FmdB family zinc ribbon protein — protein MPTYSYACTECDNKFDIVQSFSDDSLTECPQCTGRLRKLFNSVGIVFKGSGFYRTDSRSGSSSSDTASSSSSSDSSSSSSSSTSGSSAGSSDSSSSSSSKSDTKAATPA, from the coding sequence GTGCCCACTTACTCGTATGCGTGCACGGAGTGCGACAACAAGTTCGACATCGTCCAGTCGTTCTCCGACGACTCGTTGACCGAATGCCCGCAGTGCACCGGTCGCCTGCGCAAGCTGTTCAATTCGGTCGGCATCGTGTTCAAGGGGAGCGGTTTCTACCGCACCGACTCGCGGTCGGGTTCGTCCTCGTCGGACACCGCGTCGTCGTCCTCCTCGTCCGACAGCTCGTCGTCGAGCAGCAGTTCCACGTCCGGCAGTTCCGCCGGCTCGTCGGATTCGTCGAGCTCGAGCAGCAGCAAGAGCGACACCAAGGCCGCCACCCCCGCCTGA
- a CDS encoding alanine/glycine:cation symporter family protein → MTDFLNDLNSLIWSNPLIYLCLGSGVYFSIRSRFLQIRHIPEMIRVMIRGESSPDGVSSFQALMISLAGRVGTGNIAGVATAIAFGGPGALFWMWAMAFLGASTSFVECTLGQIYKTRDRLTNEYRGGPAYYFSKAFAHTRAAPFFKVYGLVFAAVTVLACGLLMPSVQSNSMAVAMSQAWGIADWAVAIGIVIILAFVIIGGVKRIATFASIVVPFMAVLYILFALIVVFTNAGQIPEVLRLIFASAFGVDAVFGSIIGAAIMWGVKRGIYSNEAGQGTGPHAAAAAEVSHPAKQGFVQAFAVYIDTLFVCSATGFLIISTGAYRVFEGESADGAVLGDGGLLPDVVDVGPTYVQVGFDSVWSGAGSTFVAISLAFFCLTTIIAYYYMAETNLRFLLGKAATIYVHPLRSTVGANLTMLLQALILFSVAYGAVSTAKDAWTLGDIGVGLMAWLNILGILVLQQPAFKALRDYERQKKQGKDPVFDPIALGIVGATFWETYERKDRHFKEEEPATS, encoded by the coding sequence ATGACCGACTTCCTCAACGACCTCAACAGCTTGATCTGGAGCAACCCACTCATCTACCTGTGCCTCGGCTCGGGTGTGTACTTCTCCATCCGATCCCGATTCCTGCAGATCAGGCACATCCCGGAGATGATCCGCGTGATGATCCGCGGCGAGAGCTCCCCCGACGGGGTGTCGTCGTTCCAGGCGCTGATGATCTCGCTGGCCGGGCGCGTCGGCACTGGCAACATCGCCGGTGTCGCCACGGCCATCGCCTTCGGTGGGCCCGGCGCCCTGTTCTGGATGTGGGCGATGGCCTTCCTCGGTGCGTCGACATCGTTCGTGGAGTGCACGCTCGGCCAGATCTACAAGACCCGCGACCGTCTCACCAACGAGTACCGCGGCGGTCCGGCGTACTACTTCAGCAAGGCCTTCGCGCACACCAGGGCGGCCCCGTTCTTCAAGGTCTACGGCCTGGTCTTCGCCGCGGTCACCGTGCTCGCCTGCGGTCTGCTCATGCCGAGTGTCCAGTCGAACTCGATGGCCGTCGCGATGAGCCAGGCCTGGGGCATCGCCGACTGGGCCGTCGCCATCGGCATCGTGATCATCCTGGCGTTCGTCATCATCGGCGGGGTCAAGCGCATCGCGACCTTCGCGTCGATCGTCGTCCCGTTCATGGCGGTGCTGTACATCCTGTTCGCGCTGATCGTCGTCTTCACCAACGCCGGCCAGATCCCCGAGGTGCTGCGATTGATCTTCGCGAGCGCGTTCGGCGTCGACGCGGTGTTCGGCTCGATCATCGGCGCCGCGATCATGTGGGGCGTCAAGCGCGGCATCTACTCCAACGAGGCCGGTCAGGGCACCGGCCCGCACGCCGCTGCCGCCGCCGAGGTCTCCCACCCGGCGAAGCAGGGCTTCGTCCAGGCCTTCGCGGTCTACATCGACACACTTTTCGTGTGCTCGGCGACCGGCTTCCTGATCATCTCGACCGGCGCCTACCGCGTGTTCGAGGGCGAGAGCGCGGACGGCGCGGTGCTGGGCGACGGCGGGCTGCTCCCCGACGTCGTTGATGTCGGTCCGACCTACGTGCAGGTGGGCTTCGACAGCGTGTGGAGCGGCGCCGGTTCGACCTTCGTCGCCATCTCCCTGGCCTTCTTCTGCCTGACGACGATCATCGCCTACTACTACATGGCCGAGACCAACCTGCGGTTCCTGCTCGGCAAGGCGGCGACGATCTACGTCCACCCCCTGCGCAGCACCGTCGGCGCCAACCTGACGATGCTGCTGCAGGCACTGATCCTGTTCTCGGTCGCCTACGGAGCGGTGTCGACGGCGAAGGACGCGTGGACCCTCGGCGACATCGGCGTCGGACTGATGGCCTGGCTCAACATCCTGGGCATCCTCGTCCTGCAGCAACCGGCCTTCAAGGCGCTGCGCGACTACGAGCGACAGAAGAAGCAGGGCAAGGACCCGGTGTTCGACCCCATCGCGCTCGGCATCGTCGGGGCGACGTTCTGGGAGACCTACGAGCGCAAGGATCGCCACTTCAAGGAAGAAGAGCCGGCCACGAGCTGA
- the nhaA gene encoding Na+/H+ antiporter NhaA, producing the protein MTRNRLRQWAALDTTSGALLLIAATIAVVWANSPWRDSYSSLLQTEIGPEALHLHLSLAHWASDGLLAIFFFVVGVELKHEFVAGSLRDLKLAGVPIAAAVGGMVTPALCYVVVVAAGDPDALRGWAIPTATDIAFALAVLAIFGRGLPLPLRTFLLTLAVVDDLLGIVVIATFYTDEIDFVMLVGAIAVVAVFAVLVRQRWQLWPLLIPVGLVAWGLMHASGVHATVAGVLLGFTVPAVAIRGEKLPRTERLDEAVRPYSAAIALPVFAFAAAGVTVIGGEGTIVQPVSIGIVLGLTVGKLVGVLGSTWLMTRFTPLRLPDAIGIRDLLPIGMLTGVGFTVALLIAELSFEGGSDDHAAAAKAAILAGSVIAAALAAVLLRWDARQVRDADMNRDDIPDVNRDVIGG; encoded by the coding sequence ATGACACGCAACCGGCTGCGGCAATGGGCCGCACTCGACACCACCAGCGGCGCGCTGTTGCTGATCGCCGCGACGATCGCGGTCGTATGGGCCAATTCGCCGTGGCGGGACAGTTACTCGTCGCTGCTGCAGACCGAGATCGGTCCCGAAGCCCTGCACCTGCATCTGTCGCTCGCGCACTGGGCGTCCGACGGGCTGCTGGCGATCTTCTTCTTCGTGGTCGGTGTGGAACTCAAACACGAGTTCGTCGCCGGCTCCCTCCGAGACCTCAAGCTCGCCGGGGTGCCGATCGCGGCGGCCGTGGGCGGCATGGTCACGCCCGCGCTCTGTTACGTGGTCGTCGTCGCGGCCGGTGACCCCGACGCGCTGCGCGGCTGGGCCATCCCGACGGCCACCGACATCGCCTTCGCACTCGCCGTCCTCGCGATCTTCGGACGCGGTCTGCCCCTGCCGCTGCGGACATTCCTGCTCACGCTGGCAGTCGTCGACGACCTGTTGGGCATCGTGGTGATCGCGACGTTCTACACCGACGAGATCGACTTCGTCATGCTGGTCGGGGCGATCGCCGTCGTCGCCGTCTTCGCCGTGCTGGTGCGTCAGCGATGGCAGCTGTGGCCGTTGCTCATCCCCGTCGGCCTGGTCGCATGGGGTCTGATGCACGCGTCCGGAGTGCATGCCACCGTCGCCGGTGTGCTGCTCGGCTTCACGGTGCCCGCGGTCGCCATCCGCGGAGAGAAGCTCCCGCGAACCGAGCGGCTCGACGAGGCGGTCCGTCCCTACTCGGCGGCGATCGCGCTCCCGGTCTTCGCCTTCGCGGCCGCCGGTGTCACGGTGATCGGCGGCGAAGGCACGATCGTGCAGCCGGTGTCGATCGGCATCGTGCTCGGACTCACCGTCGGCAAACTCGTCGGCGTCCTCGGGTCGACCTGGCTGATGACGAGGTTCACGCCGCTACGGCTTCCGGACGCCATCGGGATCCGGGACCTCCTGCCGATCGGCATGCTGACCGGTGTCGGCTTCACGGTTGCTCTCCTGATCGCCGAACTCAGCTTCGAGGGCGGCTCCGACGACCACGCCGCGGCCGCCAAGGCCGCGATCCTCGCCGGTTCGGTCATCGCCGCGGCCCTCGCCGCGGTCCTGTTGCGCTGGGATGCCCGGCAGGTGCGCGACGCCGACATGAACCGGGACGACATCCCCGACGTCAACCGCGATGTGATCGGCGGTTAG